One Paralichthys olivaceus isolate ysfri-2021 chromosome 8, ASM2471397v2, whole genome shotgun sequence genomic region harbors:
- the nptxrb gene encoding neuronal pentraxin receptor b isoform X1 produces the protein MKFVLVLVGAGTLAFLGAVICIVASVYPRKQDAPLSDNGTLTSESLLQPLEPGSVAHAGPLGALHGAESYDGGNALGGIGLEVPTLNELNLGEETGGGSAKQFSFSRLICTPVPVGECKTKGLRREQQQQQADEPLYGAGDEDWTYLRTTAEELRQMVLQQNDQILMDQRTIRELTGKLSECESGLEDDRTVPERSIGVWSGNRRVMAGDEVSSSTAAQLQTARAVEELARAIMDLKDRIEKLEAEIGPAALNLSDSSVGTSGSSSNTGSSSSSSSSSSSPAGNTVKAPAPSAGSASSPPAAPGSRRPASPASPASPASPASPASKPTSPKVSPGRGKGTWRVEDLEGELERKIKMLEKERQAMRKETQGQHEKINQGLDTVNHRVTELEHTLTEPPFPDGFVLSFPMRTNYMYGLVRKEITEMYAFTACVWLKAKEGGIGTPFSYSVPGQPNELVLLQGVHNPVELLINDKVAQLPLSLPQDEWQHICVSWTLRDGVWKAYQGGKMKGRGEGLAAWHPIKPGGVLILGQEQDTLGGRFDASQALVGELSQFNLWDRVLKPIEVAALAECSSPALGNIAPWTDHDVDVYGGATKESLDPCHAAQRSNPSSPKQ, from the exons ATGAAGTTCGTGCTGGTGCTGGTGGGAGCGGGCACCTTGGCCTTCCTCGGCGCCGTCATCTGCATCGTCGCCAGTGTTTATCCCCGGAAACAAGACGCGCCTCTCAGCGATAACGGCACCCTGACGTCGGAGTCGCTGCTCCAGCCTCTGGAGCCCGGCTCGGTGGCGCACGCCGGGCCGCTGGGCGCACTGCACGGCGCCGAGTCCTACGATGGAGGCAACGCGCTCGGCGGCATCGGACTGGAGGTGCCCACTCTGAACGAGCTCAACCTCGGCGAGGAGACGGGAGGAGGCTCCGCCAAGCAGTTCAGCTTCAGCCGCCTGATCTGCACCCCTGTGCCGGTGGGAGAGTGCAAGACGAAGGGTCTGAGgcgggagcagcagcagcagcaagcgGACGAGCCGCTGTACGGAGCCGGGGACGAGGACTGGACTTACCTCCGCACCACCGCGGAGGAGCTCCGGCAGATGGTCCTGCAGCAGAACGACCAGATCCTCATGGACCAGAGGACGATCCGGGAGCTGACGGGGAAGCTGAGCGAGTGCGAGAGCGGCCTGGAGGACGACAGGACCGTCCCGGAGCGGAGCATCGGGGTGTGGAGCGGGAACCGGCGCGTCATGGCCGGGGACGAGGTGAGCTCCTCCACCGCGGCGCAGCTGCAGACGGCTCgggctgtggaggagctggCCCGGGCCATCATGGACCTGAAGGACCGCATAGAGAAACTGGAG GCGGAGATAGGCCCTGCTGCATTGAACCTCAGCGACTCATCCGTGGGTACAAGCGGCAGCAGCAGTAAcaccggcagcagcagcagcagcagcagcagcagcagcagcccggcTGGTAACACCGTCAAGGCCCCTGCTCCATCTGCCGGAAGTGCTTCCTCCCCACCTGCAGCCCCAGGCAGCCGCCGTCCCGCCTCCCCTGCTTCCCCTGCGTCCCCCGCGTCCCCCGCTTCCCCTGCCTCCAAACCCACCTCTCCTAAGGTGTCCCCCGGGCGTGGAAAGGGCACCTGGAGGGTGGAGGACCTGGagggggagctggagaggaagatCAAGATGTTGGAAAAGGAGCGTCAGGCCATGAGGAAGGAGACTCAGGGGCAACACGAGAAGATCAATCAGGGGCTCGACACGGTCAACCACCGCGTCACTGAGCTCgaacaca CGCTGACAGAGCCGCCGTTCCCCGACGGCTTCGTCCTCTCCTTCCCCATGCGGACTAACTACATGTACGGCCTGGTGAGGAAGGAGATAACTGAGATGTACGCCTTCACTGCCTGCGTGTGGTTGAAGGCCAAAGAAGGCGGCATCGGGACCCCCTTCTCCTACTCGGTGCCGGGGCAGCCCAACgagctggtgctgctgcagggCGTCCACAACCCCGTGGAGCTGCTCATCAACGACAAG GTGGCGCAGCTGCCCCTGTCCCTACCGCAGGACGAGTGGCAGCACATCTGTGTCAGCTGGACCCTGAGGGACGGGGTATGGAAGGCTTATCAGGGCGGGAAGATGAAGGGCAGGGGGGAGGGACTGGCTGCCTGGCACCCCATCAAACCAGGAGGGGTCCTCATACTAGGACAGGAGCAG GATACGTTGGGCGGGCGATTCGATGCCTCGCAGGCCCTGGTCGGGGAGCTCTCCCAGTTCAACCTGTGGGATCGGGTGCTGAAGCCCATAGAAGTGGCTGCCCTGGCCGAGTGCAGTTCCCCCGCGCTTGGCAACATCGCCCCCTGGACCGACCACGACGTAGATGTCTATGGCGGTGCGACCAAGGAGTCCCTGGACCCCTGCCACGCTGCCCAGAGATCCAACCCCTCCAGCCCGAAACAGTGA
- the nptxrb gene encoding neuronal pentraxin receptor b isoform X2, with translation MKFVLVLVGAGTLAFLGAVICIVASVYPRKQDAPLSDNGTLTSESLLQPLEPGSVAHAGPLGALHGAESYDGGNALGGIGLEVPTLNELNLGEETGGGSAKQFSFSRLICTPVPVGECKTKGLRREQQQQQADEPLYGAGDEDWTYLRTTAEELRQMVLQQNDQILMDQRTIRELTGKLSECESGLEDDRTVPERSIGVWSGNRRVMAGDEAEIGPAALNLSDSSVGTSGSSSNTGSSSSSSSSSSSPAGNTVKAPAPSAGSASSPPAAPGSRRPASPASPASPASPASPASKPTSPKVSPGRGKGTWRVEDLEGELERKIKMLEKERQAMRKETQGQHEKINQGLDTVNHRVTELEHTLTEPPFPDGFVLSFPMRTNYMYGLVRKEITEMYAFTACVWLKAKEGGIGTPFSYSVPGQPNELVLLQGVHNPVELLINDKVAQLPLSLPQDEWQHICVSWTLRDGVWKAYQGGKMKGRGEGLAAWHPIKPGGVLILGQEQDTLGGRFDASQALVGELSQFNLWDRVLKPIEVAALAECSSPALGNIAPWTDHDVDVYGGATKESLDPCHAAQRSNPSSPKQ, from the exons ATGAAGTTCGTGCTGGTGCTGGTGGGAGCGGGCACCTTGGCCTTCCTCGGCGCCGTCATCTGCATCGTCGCCAGTGTTTATCCCCGGAAACAAGACGCGCCTCTCAGCGATAACGGCACCCTGACGTCGGAGTCGCTGCTCCAGCCTCTGGAGCCCGGCTCGGTGGCGCACGCCGGGCCGCTGGGCGCACTGCACGGCGCCGAGTCCTACGATGGAGGCAACGCGCTCGGCGGCATCGGACTGGAGGTGCCCACTCTGAACGAGCTCAACCTCGGCGAGGAGACGGGAGGAGGCTCCGCCAAGCAGTTCAGCTTCAGCCGCCTGATCTGCACCCCTGTGCCGGTGGGAGAGTGCAAGACGAAGGGTCTGAGgcgggagcagcagcagcagcaagcgGACGAGCCGCTGTACGGAGCCGGGGACGAGGACTGGACTTACCTCCGCACCACCGCGGAGGAGCTCCGGCAGATGGTCCTGCAGCAGAACGACCAGATCCTCATGGACCAGAGGACGATCCGGGAGCTGACGGGGAAGCTGAGCGAGTGCGAGAGCGGCCTGGAGGACGACAGGACCGTCCCGGAGCGGAGCATCGGGGTGTGGAGCGGGAACCGGCGCGTCATGGCCGGGGACGAG GCGGAGATAGGCCCTGCTGCATTGAACCTCAGCGACTCATCCGTGGGTACAAGCGGCAGCAGCAGTAAcaccggcagcagcagcagcagcagcagcagcagcagcagcccggcTGGTAACACCGTCAAGGCCCCTGCTCCATCTGCCGGAAGTGCTTCCTCCCCACCTGCAGCCCCAGGCAGCCGCCGTCCCGCCTCCCCTGCTTCCCCTGCGTCCCCCGCGTCCCCCGCTTCCCCTGCCTCCAAACCCACCTCTCCTAAGGTGTCCCCCGGGCGTGGAAAGGGCACCTGGAGGGTGGAGGACCTGGagggggagctggagaggaagatCAAGATGTTGGAAAAGGAGCGTCAGGCCATGAGGAAGGAGACTCAGGGGCAACACGAGAAGATCAATCAGGGGCTCGACACGGTCAACCACCGCGTCACTGAGCTCgaacaca CGCTGACAGAGCCGCCGTTCCCCGACGGCTTCGTCCTCTCCTTCCCCATGCGGACTAACTACATGTACGGCCTGGTGAGGAAGGAGATAACTGAGATGTACGCCTTCACTGCCTGCGTGTGGTTGAAGGCCAAAGAAGGCGGCATCGGGACCCCCTTCTCCTACTCGGTGCCGGGGCAGCCCAACgagctggtgctgctgcagggCGTCCACAACCCCGTGGAGCTGCTCATCAACGACAAG GTGGCGCAGCTGCCCCTGTCCCTACCGCAGGACGAGTGGCAGCACATCTGTGTCAGCTGGACCCTGAGGGACGGGGTATGGAAGGCTTATCAGGGCGGGAAGATGAAGGGCAGGGGGGAGGGACTGGCTGCCTGGCACCCCATCAAACCAGGAGGGGTCCTCATACTAGGACAGGAGCAG GATACGTTGGGCGGGCGATTCGATGCCTCGCAGGCCCTGGTCGGGGAGCTCTCCCAGTTCAACCTGTGGGATCGGGTGCTGAAGCCCATAGAAGTGGCTGCCCTGGCCGAGTGCAGTTCCCCCGCGCTTGGCAACATCGCCCCCTGGACCGACCACGACGTAGATGTCTATGGCGGTGCGACCAAGGAGTCCCTGGACCCCTGCCACGCTGCCCAGAGATCCAACCCCTCCAGCCCGAAACAGTGA
- the cbx6a gene encoding chromobox protein homolog 6a, whose translation MEQSATGDRIFAAEAILKRRVRKGSIEYLVKWKGWAMKHSTWEPEENILDGRLIMGFEQKERDREMNGPKKRGPKPKNLVMKARGHKKEPSSQASSVRQQASSARLASTARQTSSRSSSIRAPPSSSASPRQLASSSTSSSTVALSPKLNSLAATHKLKKDIHRCHRMSRRPLPRSDPMGPTFSNPGGFPSRMHVSPFSETVRILNRRVKPREVKRGRIILNLKVIDKPGRGGTAAGSRNISTGRQNIPSRNRIIGKKGEAPYRPFQPPLKMLGFPMYGKPFGLQCGGPAAFPSHPGSCSSTATRDGHTNSSQYKSPPSPSSSSGSEGKPPTTSQTPTGASPSSEDPKRAKQAASAPSSDANPAVSASPFLPSSPSSSLEDNDEEAGALDRVEPSEGARKNPRQCQAKRQPPTTPPSVPPGDQSSAPTEPKRVPAEGDPDWHPEMAPSCKDVVVTDVTTNLVTVTIKEFPSPASPSASPENASSPPPAATSDDPSPAKP comes from the exons ATGGAGCAGTCGGCGACGGGGGATCGTATTTTCGCCGCGGAAGCCATACTGAAACGCCGCGTCCGTAAG GGGAGTATTGAATACCTGGTAAAATGGAAAGGATGGGCAATGAA GCACAGCACCTGGGAGCCAGAGGAGAATATTCTGGATGGCAGGCTGATAATGGGCTTTGAGCAAAA GGAACGGGACAGGGAAATGAACGGCCCGAAGAAGAGAGGACCGAAACCCAAAAACTTAGTCATGAAG GCACGTGGTCATAAAAAAGAGCCCAGCAGCCAGGCCTCCAGTGTCCGCCAACAAGCATCCAGCGCCCGCCTAGCCTCCACCGCCCGTCAGACCTCATCTCGTTCCTCTTCCATCCGagcacctccctcctcttctgccTCACCTCGTCAATTGGCATCTTCGTCCACCTCTTCCTCAACTGTTGCACTCTCTCCTAAACTCAACTCCCTCGCAGCCACCCACAAGCTAAAGAAGGACATTCACCGTTGCCACCGGATGTCAAGGCGTCCTCTGCCCCGCTCAGACCCCATGGGGCCTACTTTCTCCAACCCTGGTGGTTTCCCCTCCCGCATGCATGTCTCCCCGTTCTCCGAGACCGTCCGCATCCTCAACCGCAGGGTCAAACCACGAGAGGTCAAGAGAGGTCGGATCATCCTCAACCTGAAGGTCATTGACAAGCCAGGCAGGGGTGGCACAGCTGCTGGCAGTAGGAATATTTCAACCGGACGCCAAAACATCCCTTCACGCAATCGCATCATTGGGAAAAAGGGAGAGGCCCCATATAGACCTTTCCAGCCTCCTCTGAAGATGCTGGGGTTCCCGATGTACGGGAAGCCCTTTGGGCTGCAGTGTGGAGGCCCTGCAGCTTTCCCATCCCACCCAGGGTCATGCTCTAGCACAGCGACCAGGGACGGCCACACCAACTCCTCTCAGTACAAGTCACCTCCATCTCCTTCCAGCTCCAGCGGCTCTGAGGGAAAACCTCCCACCACCTCCCAGACCCCCACTGGAGCCTCACCTTCCAGCGAGGATCCCAAAAGAGCCAAGCAAGCCGCTTCCGCCCCATCCTCGGATGCAAACCCAGCGGTTTCAGCATCacctttcctcccctcctcaccctcttcttcatTGGAAGACAACGACGAGGAGGCTGGTGCCCTGGACCGTGTGGAGCCCTCAGAAGGAGCCAGGAAAAATCCTCGCCAATGCCAGGCTAAACGTCAACCGCCCACCACTCCCCCCTCCGTTCCACCCGGGGACCAGAGCTCTGCCCCCACCGAACCCAAGAGGGTGCCTGCCGAGGGAGACCCTGACTGGCATCCCGAAATGGCGCCAAGCTGCAAGGATGTTGTGGTCACTGATGTCACCACCAACCTTGTCACCGTCACAATAAAAGAGTTCCCCtcccctgcctccccctctgCTAGCCCCGAAAAtgcctcctcccctccccctgcagccacctccGACGACCCCTCCCCTGCCAAGCCATAG